Proteins encoded within one genomic window of Rossellomorea vietnamensis:
- a CDS encoding IS256 family transposase, producing the protein MTQLQFNLDLDSLKEAVINSNIETVVRSAIVLVLNEYMERERDQYLQAASYERSTDRLDYRNGYYERDFTMSVGKIKLKVPRTRNGDFSPSIFEKYSRCDQAFVLSMLEMVINGVSTRKVTHIVEQLCGETVSKSFVSSLTQKLDPIINDWAKRPLNGTYFPFIFVDAMYIKVREHHRVVSKAVYIATALTEKNNREILGLMVDHVESYESWSRFFQQLKSRGLQSPKLVISDAHKGLQKAVLREFIGTSWQRCNVHFKRNIINQLPKKDSKEIRTMIKRVFEAVKIEDMRNFKEELMSQFSENKKYEKALAILDEGFEDTIQYMEHPEEIRPHIRSTNSLERLNQEVRRREKVIRIFPNTQSAFRLVGAVLFHYQETNYSKRKFF; encoded by the coding sequence ATGACTCAATTACAGTTTAACCTAGATTTGGATTCTTTAAAAGAAGCAGTAATAAATTCTAACATCGAAACGGTGGTTCGCTCAGCCATCGTCCTTGTATTAAATGAATACATGGAAAGGGAGAGAGACCAGTACCTACAAGCAGCTTCCTACGAACGATCTACTGATCGTTTAGATTATCGTAACGGATACTATGAGCGTGATTTCACGATGAGTGTTGGGAAGATCAAATTGAAGGTACCACGCACCCGTAATGGAGATTTTTCTCCTTCCATATTTGAAAAGTACTCACGTTGTGATCAAGCTTTTGTTCTTTCGATGCTTGAAATGGTGATCAATGGTGTTTCTACCCGTAAGGTTACTCATATTGTGGAACAGCTTTGTGGTGAAACAGTTTCAAAATCATTCGTTTCTTCCCTGACTCAAAAATTAGATCCTATCATTAATGATTGGGCTAAGAGACCTCTGAACGGAACTTATTTTCCATTTATATTTGTAGATGCCATGTATATAAAAGTTCGCGAACACCATCGTGTCGTTTCAAAAGCCGTCTACATTGCGACAGCTCTTACTGAGAAAAATAATCGTGAGATTTTAGGATTAATGGTCGATCATGTCGAGAGCTACGAAAGTTGGAGTAGGTTCTTTCAACAGCTGAAATCGCGCGGTTTACAGTCACCTAAGCTTGTGATTTCAGATGCCCATAAGGGCCTACAAAAAGCCGTTCTCCGTGAATTTATTGGAACCAGTTGGCAGAGGTGTAATGTACATTTCAAACGAAATATTATTAACCAACTCCCTAAGAAAGATTCCAAAGAAATTAGAACGATGATTAAGCGGGTATTTGAAGCCGTCAAAATCGAAGATATGAGGAACTTTAAAGAAGAACTGATGAGTCAGTTTAGCGAGAATAAAAAATATGAAAAAGCGTTGGCCATCTTAGATGAAGGCTTTGAAGATACCATACAGTACATGGAGCACCCAGAGGAAATTCGACCACACATTCGTAGTACAAACAGTTTGGAACGCTTAAACCAAGAGGTTCGAAGAAGAGAAAAGGTCATACGGATTTTCCCTAATACGCAGTCAGCTTTTCGGTTGGTTGGGGCAGTATTATTTCATTACCAAGAGACCAATTATTCAAAAAGAAAATTCTTTTAA